The following coding sequences are from one Nicotiana tabacum cultivar K326 chromosome 1, ASM71507v2, whole genome shotgun sequence window:
- the LOC107785838 gene encoding protein NRT1/ PTR FAMILY 7.3, which yields MACLNIHKMCQKPENEKDEYTFDGSVDKHGQPAVRERTGRWFAGVLLLVNQGLATLAFFGVGVNLVLFLTRVMGQDNAEAANNVSKWTGTVYIFSLLGAFLSDSYWGRYKTCAIFQAIFVAGVVSLSLTSYIFLVKPKGCGDENNPCGSHSTISVVLFYVSIYLIALGNGGYQPTIATFGADQFDEDHPQESHSKVAFFSYFYLALNLGSLFSNTILGYFEDKGMWTLGFWASAGSAILALVLFLIGTPRYRHFKPTGNPLSRFCQVVVSATRKWKVEQSSRGDELYEGEGQEPAENGNRRILHTDGFKFLDKAAIITSKDGENNPWRLCAVSQIEEVKCILRLLPIWLCTILYSVVFTQMASLFVEQGAAMKTTVSGFHIPPASMSSFDILSVAAFIFIYRRVLDPLVARLKKSAPRGLTELQRMGVGLIIAIMAMVAAGIVEHFRLKSADKDCSSCTNSSSLSIFWQVPQYVLIGASEVFMYVGQLEFFNGQAPDGLKSFGSALCMTSISLGNYVSSLLVSIVMKISTTDKMPGWIPGNLNKGHLDRFYFLLAALTAADFLVYLICAKWYKYIKFEERSIEKQHGEKQGDLKV from the exons ATGGCTTGCTTAAACATTCACAAAATG TGTCAGAAGCCAGAGAATGAAAAAGATGAATACACCTTTGATGGAAGTGTGGATAAGCATGGTCAGCCGGCCGTGCGAGAGAGGACTGGAAGGTGGTTTGCTGGTGTTCTCTTACTTG TGAATCAAGGTCTAGCCACGTTGGCATTCTTTGGTGTTGGAGTCAATCTAGTACTATTTCTGACTAGAGTTATGGGTCAAGACAATGCTGAAGCGGCCAACAATGTGAGCAAGTGGACTGGCACAGTTTATATCTTCTCTCTCTTGGGAGCTTTCCTCAGTGATTCCTATTGGGGAAGATACAAGACTTGTGCTATTTTCCAAGCCATTTTTGTGGCT GGAGTGGTTTCACTTTCATTGACTTCATACATTTTCTTAGTCAAGCCTAAAGGTTGCGGAGACGAAAATAACCCATGTGGGTCCCACTCGACTATCAGTGTGGTGCTCTTTTACGTGTCGATTTATTTAATTGCCCTTGGGAATGGAGGGTATCAGCCTACTATTGCAACATTTGGAGCTGaccaatttgatgaagatcaccctCAAGAGAGTCACTCAAAAGTGGCTTTTTTTAGCTACTTTTACTTGGCATTAAATCTTGGATCTTTGTTCTCAAATACCATCTTAGGCTATTTTGAAGATAAGGGAATGTGGACTTTAGGCTTTTGGGCGTCGGCTGGCTCTGCCATTTTGGCATTAGTGTTGTTTCTTATTGGGACACCTAGGTATAGGCACTTTAAACCTACAGGCAACCCTTTGTCAAGGTTTTGTCAAGTGGTTGTGTCTGCTACTAGAAAATGGAAAGTTGAACAATCTTCAAGGGGAGATGAACTATATGAGGGTGAAGGACAAGAGCCTGCTGAAAATGGAAATAGAAGAATTCTCCATACTGATGGTTTCAA ATTCTTGGATAAAGCAGCTATAATCACATCAAAAGATGGAGAAAACAACCCATGGCGGCTTTGTGCAGTATCTCAAATTGAAGAAGTGAAATGCATATTGAGATTACTTCCAATATGGCTGTGCACAATACTGTATTCAGTAGTCTTTACACAAATGGCCTCTCTGTTTGTGGAACAAGGGGCTGCAATGAAAACAACTGTCTCAGGGTTTCATATTCCACCAGCAAGCATGTCTAGCTTTGATATTCTGAGTGTTGCAGCATTCATTTTCATCTATAGAAGAGTTCTTGATCCCCTTGTTGCAAGATTAAAGAAGTCTGCTCCAAGAGGATTGACAGAGCTCCAAAGGATGGGAGTTGGACTCATCATTGCTATTATGGCAATGGTAGCAGCAGGAATCGTTGAGCATTTCAGGCTAAAATCTGCGGACAAAGATTGTTCAAGTTGCACGAATTCAAGTTCATTAAGTATTTTCTGGCAAGTTCCTCAATATGTACTTATTGGAGCATCAGAGGTATTTATGTATGTGGGACAATTGGAGTTCTTCAATGGACAAGCACCTGATGGATTGAAAAGTTTCGGAAGTGCACTATGCATGACTTCAATTTCACTAGGAAATTATGTGAGCAGCTTATTGGTTTCTATTGTCATGAAAATTTCAACTACTGATAAGATGCCTGGCTGGATACCTGGAAATCTCAACAAGGGTCATTTAGACAGATTCTATTTCCTTTTAGCAGCATTGACAGCAGCTGATTTTTTGGTCTATCTCATTTGTGCCAAGTGGTATAAGTACATTAAGTTTGAAGAAAGAAGCATTGAAAAGCAACATGGAGAGAAGCAAGGAGATTTGAAAGTCTAA